The Meiothermus ruber DSM 1279 genome includes the window GTGGCGTGAGCGCAGGTTGCGCAGGAAATGTAGTTCGCGCTGGCCGAGCTGCTCGCGCGTCCAGATGATGGTGGTCTCGGCGATGCCCTCCCGCGGCGGCGCGGGCAGGGCATAGGCCACCCGCAGGTCGGCTGCGCCGGGCACACAGGGAATACCCTCGCGGTCGAGTCTGCGGATCACCTGCCGGGGATGGGGCCCGTAGCCGACTATATCTCCAACCGCCAATACCTGTTCAACCCCTTCCTTGCGCAAGGCCTCGAGGGCGGCCTCGAGCGCCGGTAGATTGGCATGGATTTCGGCAATAATTCCGAGTCGCATGTTGTTCTCATTCTGCCATGAGCGGGCTTTGCGGACGAACCATTTTTTACCGTTAATCCCGACGCTACAGATAATACCGCTTATGATTGGGTGGTGCAGAGCTGGTTGTCCCTGCTATCCGGCATGGCCTTGGCTGCAGCCCTACCGCCCGCTCCTTTGGGCATTCTGGCCCCTCTACCCCTGGCCTGGCTGCTGGGCCGGGGGGGGTTTGGTGCTGGCTTTCTGGCCGGTCTGGGGTTCTGGGCCCTACACCTGGTCTGGCTGCCCCTGAGTTTTGTGGCGCTGTTCGAAACCCCCTGGGGTGCGGTGCCCTACCTGCCCCTGGTGCTGATCAAGGCCGCCCTCTGGGGGGTGGTCTTTGGCCTTAGCCGAGGCCGGCCCCTGCGCCGCGCGGGGCTCTGGGTGGTGCAGGAATACCTCACCTCGCTGGGTGAGGTGGCTTTCCCTTGGGGTTTTATAGGCTACGCTCTGGTCGAGGCCCCAGGACGGATACTGGCCAGCCTGGGCGGGGTGTACCTGCTCTCGCTGGTGGTGCTGGGGGTGGCGGTGGGCCTACAGGCGGCCTGGCGACGGTTGTGGGCCGACCCGGTGGTCTTCTCCTTTCCGACCCTGGGCCTGCTTGGGCTGGTCATCTTCTGGGTCGGCTTGTGGGTGATGCCCTTGCCAGCCGCACAGGGCAACGAACAGGCCCTGCTGGTACAGGGCAACATCAATCCATTGCGGAAGCTCGAGGGCCTCTCAGCCGAGGCCACCTACCTACAGCTCACCCGCCAAGGCTTGCAGGCTCATCCGGGTGTTGCTGTGGTGGTTTGGCCGGAAACAGCCGTTTCCGGCTTCGCACCGGAGCTCGAGGCTTTGCTGGCCGACCGCGAGCTGCTGAGCGGCCTCGAGACCGGCCTAACCAACCGCGTGGTGCGGGTGTACCAGGGTCAGATTACCCACTACTATGATAAAAACCGCCTGGTTCCCTTCGGCGAATACTTTCCCTGGAGCGGGGCCCTGCACCCGGTGTACAGCTTCTTTTTCCGCGCCTTTGGCTTCCCTCAAGGATTGGAGAGCCGTACCCCTGGCCAGGCCTATCAGCCCCTGGGCCGATATGGGGCCTTCATCTGCTATGAGTCGGTGTTCCCATCGGTGACGCGCAGGCTGGTGCTGGCCGGCGCCGAAGTTCTGGAACTGGGCTCCAACGACGCCTGGTACGGCCCCAGTTTTGGCGGCCTGCAGCACTTCCAGATGGGCCGCTTGCGGGCTGTGGAAACCGGACGCTGGCTGCTGCGTGCGGGCAACGATGGGGTAACAGCCATTATCGATCCCTACGGGCGGGTTACCGCCCGCATACCCCAGCGGCAAGCAGCCTACCTGGTGGGGGCCTTCGCCGCCCAGCGACACCAGACCCCCTATGTGCGCTTTGGAGACTGGGCGGTG containing:
- the lnt gene encoding apolipoprotein N-acyltransferase; protein product: MALAAALPPAPLGILAPLPLAWLLGRGGFGAGFLAGLGFWALHLVWLPLSFVALFETPWGAVPYLPLVLIKAALWGVVFGLSRGRPLRRAGLWVVQEYLTSLGEVAFPWGFIGYALVEAPGRILASLGGVYLLSLVVLGVAVGLQAAWRRLWADPVVFSFPTLGLLGLVIFWVGLWVMPLPAAQGNEQALLVQGNINPLRKLEGLSAEATYLQLTRQGLQAHPGVAVVVWPETAVSGFAPELEALLADRELLSGLETGLTNRVVRVYQGQITHYYDKNRLVPFGEYFPWSGALHPVYSFFFRAFGFPQGLESRTPGQAYQPLGRYGAFICYESVFPSVTRRLVLAGAEVLELGSNDAWYGPSFGGLQHFQMGRLRAVETGRWLLRAGNDGVTAIIDPYGRVTARIPQRQAAYLVGAFAAQRHQTPYVRFGDWAVVLAGLLGIGLRNRAKGTIV